One window from the genome of Amaranthus tricolor cultivar Red isolate AtriRed21 chromosome 9, ASM2621246v1, whole genome shotgun sequence encodes:
- the LOC130824402 gene encoding protein ELF4-LIKE 4-like, translated as MEGDPFSGFGIGTQIDNKVIQTFQRSFVQVQSILDQNRLLINEINKNHETRLPDNLSRNAGLIRELNNNIRRVVDLYSDLSCSLVTSMDASSEGDSNGAKLPHKRNRPG; from the coding sequence ATGGAAGGAGACCCATTTTCAGGATTTGGTATTGGTACACAAATAGACAACAAGGTAATACAGACATTTCAGAGGAGTTTTGTTCAAGTGCAGAGTATATTGGACCAAAACAGATTGCTTATCAATGAGATCAACAAAAACCATGAAACTAGACTTCCTGATAACCTTTCTAGGAATGCAGGCTTAATAAGGgagcttaataataatattagaagGGTTGTTGACCTTTATTCTGATTTGTCATGTTCCTTAGTTACATCCATGGATGCTTCATCTGAAGGTGATTCTAATGGTGCCAAACTTCCCCACAAGCGAAATCGCCCCGGTTAG
- the LOC130823411 gene encoding protein ALP1-like, protein MIPSQLAIVRRRKKRQSELLVLLMVVNNVVTLMYLVMCMMGVIVYEIERPRYSKSEKKHLRQKHLDALIKDSDIVCKSELRVNRKTFYVLCEMVRDVGGLNGTRNMSLEEIVAMFLYTLAHHLKNRTIRSHFFRSGESVSRNFYRCLLAVLKLHTYLLKKPTPITEDCEVDRWKCFKNCLGALDGTHISVHVPSEDRARYRTRKGSIAMNVLGVCNPNLEFIYVQPGWEGSAHDGRVLRDAITRPNGLKVPQGSYYLVDAGYTNCEGFLAPYRGHRYHLKEWGDRQPISAEEYFNMKHSKARNVIERCFGLLKGRWGILRTPSFFPIRTHGRIVQACVLLHNLIRKHMPTDYTMYWDSDSEEGESDDEGLDDEVDLITQIATTDAWTAYQNNLAQTMFNNWRLRHSSQT, encoded by the exons atgatTCCATCTCAATTAGCCATAgtaagaagaaggaagaagagacaAAGTGAATTACTTGTACTTCTCATGGTTGTTAACAATGTCGTCACACTCATGTACTTGGTGATGTGTATGATGGGTGTAATTGTTTATGAAATAGAACGACCACGTTATAGCAAAAGTGAGAAGAAACACCTTAGACAAAAGCACTTGGATGCACTAATCAAGGATAGTGATATAGTCTGCAAAAGTGAACTTCGTGTGAATAGAAAAACCTTTTATGTCCTTTGTGAGATGGTCCGAGATGTCGGTGGTTTAAATGGCACTCGAAATATGTCTTTGGAGGAAATTGTAGCTATGTTCTTGTACACGTTGGCACATCATTTGAAAAATAGGAcaattagaagtcatttctttcgaAGTGGAGAAAGTGTTAGTAGAAACTTCTACCGATGTCTTCTTGCCGTATTAAAACTACATACATACTTGCTGAAAAAGCCGACACCTATAACAGAAGATTGTGAAGTGGATAGATGGAAATGTTTTAAG aattgtTTAGGAGCCTTAGATGGCACTCATATTAGTGTTCATGTGCCAAGTGAGGATAGAGCAAGATATCGGACAAGGAAAGGTTCTATTGCTATGAATGTGTTAGGTGTATGTAACCCTAATTTGGAGTTCATATATGTTCAACCTGGTTGGGAAGGATCCGCTCATGATGGTCGTGTCCTTCGAGATGCTATTACTAGGCCTAATGGTTTAAAAGTGCCGCAAG GTTCCTACTATTTGGTAGATGCAGGATACACGAATTGTGAAGGGTTTTTAGCACCATATAGAGGTCATCGATATCACCTTAAAGAGTGGGGGGACCGACAACCAATTAGTGCGGAAGAGTACTTCAACATGAAACATTCTAAGGCAAGGAATGTTATTGAGAGATGTTTTGGACTATTAAAAGGAAGGTGGGGTATTCTTAGGACCCCATCCTTCTTTCCAATACGTACTCATGGGCGTATAGTTCAAGCATGTGTACTATTACACAATCTTATTCGAAAACATATGCCAACAGATTACACAATGTATTGGGATTCCGATAGTGAAGAAggtgaaagtgatgatgagggcCTAGATGATGAAGTTGATTTGATTACTCAAATAGCTACTACGGATGCTTGGACTGCTTATCAGAATAACTTAGCACAAACTATGTTTAATAATTGGAGACTTAGGCATAGTAGCCAAACATAA
- the LOC130823413 gene encoding uncharacterized protein LOC130823413 produces the protein MNVGQFVQSGRGKNKRSWNKSEEECLINGLLEMSADPSWKADGSFKGGFKNKLEEKLNEKFPGCGLKAIPHIESKIKWFKDKYNVLTEMFRTSGFSWNNEKNMIVCERQSYEEFCKQHRNAQGLWNVPFPFYDQLSIIFSADRATGVQSETFVEAVENQEKETIELDKGDSDEDDEFDDNESVIQSKQSTPSELLQRKAKRKRLQMN, from the exons ATGAATGTTGGTCAATTTGTTCAAAGTGGAAGAGGGAAAAACAAGCGATCATGGAATAAATCTGAGGAAGAGTGTTTGATTAATGGTTTGTTGGAGATGAGTGCCGATCCTTCATGGAAAGCTGATGGGAGTTTCAAAGGTGGTTTCAAGAATAAGTTAGAGGAGAAATTGAATGAGAAGTTTCCCGGGTGTGGGTTGAAAGCTATTCCCCATattgaatcaaaaatcaaatggtTTAAGGATAAATATAATGTACTAACTGAAATGTTTCGCACTTCTGGTTTTTCTTGGAATAATGAAAAGAATATGATTGTTTGTGAAAGGCAATCttatgaagaattttgtaag CAACACAGAAATGCTCAAGGATTATGGAATGTTCCTTTTCCATTTTATGATCAATTGTCAATTATCTTTAGTGCCGATCGAGCTACTGGAGTGCAATCTGAGACTTTCGTCGAAGCTGTTGAGAATCAAGAGAAAGAGACTATTGAACTAGATAAGGGTGATAGTGATGAAGACgatgaatttgatgataatGAGTCCGTCATCCAGTCAAAACAATCAACTCCAAGTGAACTTCTTCAAAGAAAGGCAAAAAGGAAAAGGCTCCAAATGAACTAG